The genomic region CTGCAATTACATCCCAGGGGACTGCAAACTGAATAGATAGAAACTGTAAGCAGACAGGTTTTTATCACCATGGGCTTCTAGAGATTCCGGAGAAAGGAAGTATTTAATACTACCAAAACCATTTCTGACACCTCTGTGGTGCCTATCCATTTGACACAAGAATCCTGGAGATCATTCAACAAGAGACCAGCCAAGTTTTGCCTCACAcataaaagaaacaagcaaaaaaaattggCAGGAAGGTATAGAAGAGCACACACCAAAGTAACTGTTCAACTTCCAGTACGTAAACTCTTTATAATACAATAATCTAATTACATGAACACAGAAAAGCTAAACATTTGTGTTCAGCAGATGCACAGCAGCATTGTACACCAATACTCAAACCCCAAATCATTTAGGTAAGTTTACACAGTAAACAGTAATTAATCCATAGCAGAAACTAACACAGGACTTGGCAAAAGCCAATAATCTGAATTAATGACTGAAACagttaatttcaaattaaagtTCTCTTGTGGCTATACTACTGGTTGGAAATTATTGCCTGTAACACTTCATGGGAACAAAACCAGTAGAGTTCTGAACAAGAAGTATTTGTATTAAGTATAATTAAAATGagatataataaaaattatgagaaGCTATACACAGGGAAATTAGACTATTAGTGCATTGCATATTCTAAAAAAGCACTGTTGTGCACTTCATTATACATATGCAGAAAGGGAGAGTCAAAATTGAGATGTGACTCAGAGACTTCCATGCATCTGTTGTGTAGTTGTACTAAAATTTGAGAATGGCTATTCCAATATACTGCAAAACAATTTCCTGACAATTGTACTTATGCAAAATCAGATTAAGTGACCACAGATCAAAGTATAATTCCACTTCTTACCAAATCTCTACTGTACCTACAAGAAGTGCAATACCTCTGTCTTGAGAATGTTGCTGAGCTGTCACTGTTGTGAAAACACTTAGGCATTTGTCACATTCCTTATTCTCTTCCTTTGGCATCAAACACTGTCCCTTGCTGGAGACGAAAAAAACTGCAGGCAGTTCATGGTACATAGCATGGCTCAGTAACAACACCATGGTCGTATCAGGGGAGCTTCCTCCAGTAATAATAAGCAAAGaagtcacacacacagaatgaTATTTTTATCTTATCAATACCCAGAAGGATGATtgtgaacatttttttccaagctcaTCACTCTGAAAGCTTCAGGTTTAAGAAGTATGAAGTGGGCTACACAAAATGGATTTCCTCCAAAGATCAGATCTTTCAAGTTACTGCTCCCTCTTTCAGTGgtcatctttcttcttttttgtccACCTTTTGACTGTCACTCTCTTAAAGCTGCTACACTTTGACTGGAATGCAGCACAGATCATTTCAATACCAACTAAGTAGCTGAGGACTTTGACAAGACAGGGACCATGACATTTGATTACCTAGATACAATGGGGggtatttcttttgttttggtggtttgtcGTAGGATTTTTATTAATCTCTTTATACTGGAACACTTAATGCAACTTatgcttataaaaatatttcacaagcATTAAGGGAATGaaagaagaaagtatttcagTAGGTATATTCCTCCAAAAGCAGTTTCTGTAGAGGCTACATAATCATTAGAAGTGAAAAGTAAATGCATTTACTGAACTGCTGTTATACTCTATTAGCTGGAGGGGAGAAAGGTTAGTACAGGCCATTTGTTGTGCATCCCTTTTGCCTTTGCTGGTACACCTGTAAGACTTCAGGAGGTTTATTTAAAGCACACAGTCTTGGTCacactaaaaaagaaaaaaataaatacacccAGCTTTTAATTTAGGAACACACTGTAagagggaaattattttgtgcATTTATGACAGCATaaacaagaataaaatttaatatttattaggATTTCTTCCAGTAACAGCATTCAACATCTTAACAAAGCAAGTTGTgaagtcttaaaaaaatctaggattacaaaaaaagttaaaataagtTGTTTCTTATATTTAATGGCAACAAACAGGGAAccttctatttaaaaacaaacttgtCATATAAACAgcattattttaagaaaatgtgatttaaatgaTATGTAATTTTCAGAATGGACACACAATGTACGAATATCAATCAGAATGAAACAGAGGGGTGGAACACACTATCCCCTTAAAATCTCAAAACAGGCTGTTTGAagaaaggggagggaggaggatcTTTCTAGTGAAATAACTTAGAAGATACCACACAATGGACAAAAACAAGAGTACAGAAGACATTACGTGACACCCTCATTACAACACCTCCTCAACTCTGGTTATACAGTAAAGTTAGTAAAGTGCATCTTTAAAGACTTGTCTAGTGAAATAGCTTTTCCAAATATAAAACACAACACGTGCAGTAACAGTTAAATCATAGTGTAAGTTTTCAGAAACTAATTTTTAACCTTTCATTCACtcaagaagaaaagttttaacTGCAGTAGTGTTCACATTATTCTTCGATGCATCCTCATGTGCTTTTGTTACTTGGCAAATCTTTAAATACGGAGCATGGCGAAATGATGCAGTTTAAGCAAGTGCTTCTCTCAATTCAGTACAATTCTTCAACAGCAGTGGCCACATGCAGCACAACCATGTCAAATTTTGGGAAGCTTTGGTGCACTAATGATGGGGTTGGTCTCCTGTAAATACCTCCGTCCTGCACTCTTGTAGTCGTAGGTGCAAGTGTGAGTCTCTGCATAGCGGTGTGTTGCACAGAAGTTGTTTCCACATCTGAAGAATCAAGAATATTACAAGTTACAAGCTTTTAGAAGCTTTTAATGCTCTGACATGCTGGGAGCCATTTTGCTTAATCATGTCTTAGATGACAGAGCTGTTTGAATTGTTACTCCTTGACTGGTAACATTAACTGGTGGGGTAAACAGAATAGCATTTTTCACACAATGTTTTAGTTTTGACCCAACAGTCTCTTCAGGTGGGAAGCTAAGCAAGATCAGTGCTCCAGGAACCAGCTAGTAAGGAGTCAAATACGCTTATAAATTAAGAATTATGAGCTTTCctttactttctttcttttttaaggaCCTCACACAATAATAGTTGGTAGAATTCAGAGGACAAAACCATGGACAGTAATTCCCTCAGGTGAAATCCATATAACGCATTTCAATTCAAAACCACTACTTCACTCAGGCAAtcaaaacagatgttttcagCTCAATTCTGTCTGGCATAAACTCAAATTAGCCATTTAACAttaataaatacagatttagTCAGCTGTTAAGACATCAGACAAACTACAGGGAACATAATTTCCTGAAGGACTTTAATAGGGTTTATCTACCTAGAATCAGTTGCAATTTTGATGAGTTAAGATCAGGATTTTTGCTTCAAACTTGACAGTTCTGCAGCTAAGAGTCTCACCAGGAGAAAAGCATACTTTGGATGTTGTATACTATAATCCCctatttatttatctatctaGGTTCATAATTAACTCTGCAGCTGTTCCTGAGGCTTTGTGTGCCTggaaataaatttgcttttctttggttCTTGATCCCATAGTCACTACTTTTCTCTTATGACTCGTATTCTCATATTCTTTATTTGGTTTACCCTGCTTTCTAGTAAAAGGTCCTATGGTTGCTCCTtttgaaaccaaaataaacGCTATTCTTGGAGATGAGCCATTACCCCCTTCATTTTTAACCTTAAGCAAGCTGCTTAGTTACTTTTAGAAGAGGTTGCAGCTATTTGCTCATCAGGAAAGTGAGCAGTGTccaaaactgtttcaaaatCAGAGACTGAAGAGTCAGTAAGGAGACAATTCCTCACCCTGAAATTCTCTATATGATTCCCCAGTGGCAGaagttctttttcattttgctgttgttggCATGAACCAAGATCAACTCCAACACACAACTGCAGCCCacacagtgcagcagctcccgACACTGACTAGCTCATAGGAAAgaatactaagaaaaaaataccttgtggggaaaaatactttgaaaactAAGATTAACAGAGAGAgctgttttttcttcctgtggtttttgttgttgttgttgagtTTTTTTGTCAGTTTGGAGGTTAGTTTTCTTtgtctggggattttttgttcttttttttttacagtttccCAAGACTACAACCAAGCACCAGGTCTCACAGTGTTGTCTAGAAGTAAGGATTTGGGGGACCAGCACTCCGGTGTTCTGTGCTTGAGATGCTCTAAATGCTCAAAGGTAACTGAAGTCTTGCAAAAAGCAGAGCACACATCAAAAATTTGTTGAATACAAATTTGTATAAATTCACAAACTGTGAAGATGTGCTGCAATAGGGAGAAATCAGAGGGACATTTCTGAGAAACTATACCAAACCTGCTTTTTCCTCAAGTTGTTAAAGGTATCATTATTGATGAGAAACTTTGCAGAATGTGTATCTGTAATAAGTTTTTCTCCTACCAGTAAAAAGTGTCATTGTTTTTTGTTATCTTGTTCATTTCCTGCTATCTTCCATTCTATTACCTTCTATTTCTTGAGCTTCCTGGAAGAACATACACTTCAAGAGCAGAAGAGGGGCAACATTCCTGAGTTCTAATTGCTGCAGTTTTGCTGAACTGAGAATTGCAACTTTTTTGAAGGTCACCTTTCGATTTGCTATGCTTAAGGAATACaatgcaggaaagaaaactttttgGTTAACTCAGCTATCAATTTTAAATAACAGCTGGTTAGATACTCAGCCTACCTGCACTCATAGCTGGTTGCCAATCCAGTTTTCTTGCCACAAAGAAAGCAGtgctttgaaattttcttttttgcttgaATTAAGCCATTCACAGGTGGAAGATGGGTTGCTTCACCTGCTTTCAGAAGTAGAAAGACAGCAAAGACATTTTAACTTATTCACAAACAAGTTAAATGTTCTCTTTTGAAATGaagatttattttgcatttcttagGATACTTCAGGTGGGAACTCCAAAGTctaaaaggagaggagaaaaataaaccctgAAAGCCAAAACAGGAAACACACTTCAAGCCTATGAACACCCCTGAAAGAGGCATCACAATTGTTATTCTGAACAACCCTTAAAAGTTCACATAAACAAGCAGTTACAGAACAAATCAAGAAACACATCTCTTAATGGTCTTCCCAGGTGTAAAATGAACAAAGTGTCACTGGGAAAGCACTGTGCACAATGGCTTTACAAAGAATCAACTGGGCACTCCAGTACCTAGCATCCAATATATTCAGTATACTAGTTTGCCAAATAAGTActgcaacattttaaaatcttgctgGTACTCCATAATTGCAAGTAAAGTACAGTATTAGACTACAGGCCTCTACTTAGCCATATGGTTACATTAGGCACTTTGCAGATGTTTGTAAAATTTCTACACttaaaaatttactttatttttactttttgccATGTAATTCTTGGCTGTTGTTTTATTAACTGGAGATCATGTAAAGAAAAGGCTTCTCCTTTCTTATTCTCCTCCCTTCTTTCTGTGGAATTAAGTTCATTCTCCACAACTTGCTTAAGAATATTTCCCACATCTGGATCAGTAAAGTGAGTGATGCAGCCTCTCAAAAATTCTTTCAGTGTTTCCACTGCTATATTGGCAGGATGTTCCCAAAAAGTTCTCATGAATTCTCAAGTATTTTTTATCCAGCACACCTTTAATCCCAACAGTCATTTCTAAGTTGAAATGCAGCAGACTACACTCAATAGTAGCACCAGGCAGTCACTACACATGACAGCCATCACTACCAACCACTCCCACCCCATTCCTATTTAGCAATGAAATTTCCAGGCAACATTTGTCCATGCTAACAATTTCTTCATCTAAAAGCACACAATTTCAGAAGCACTGGCTAGCCCAGTTTGCGAAAGAGACAGAGCTTGAGGACAGCTGGCCCTGTGGACCTACTTGGACACCTGTCTTCACGTTTACATCCCTACAGCAACTACAGTGAAAAGTGATCCGTCCTTCGGTCAGTTATAACAGATCATTACCACATCTCTCTCAAGAGCCTGCATAATATGACCACACTAACTCATATCTGGCATCTTTTGGAAAATACACTTTTGTTCAACACAAGATTCACCAGAGGAATGTCTTCTTCACAGTCCTATGCAAAGTGACTCAGGTATTAGCCGGCTTCCCCATATGCAGACAAGGCTCTCAGGGTAGCACCTCTGGAGCAGCAAAGGACAGACCTGTTTACTAATGGACTGCCAAGTccaagctgcacccacagctgtGAAAAAACAGCACAACCCACTCTTTTAGCAGCTTTTGCTCCAACATTACaattacataattttttctgttgtagCTATTTGAACATCTACTGTCTAGCTCATTTTCTACACCTGGGTCTGCAATACACACCTACCTCTTCCTAAGGtcatacagaaagaaaagaaaaattgctaaCTGCAAGTCAAGGAtacatagaagaaaaattaaatgtgctGAAAATTCTTAGCTCATTGTCTTAAGAGCtttaaaagcattaatttaGACAATTCCTTTTCTCCCAGTAGAATTAATCACATAAGCAGTTAATATCTATGCATAACACATCCTTTTTCAGTAGATGTCAAACATTAAGCACTCCACAGTTACCAAGGCTAGGGTGGAAAGAATGACAAGCACAAAAACCAGTAAAATTTCTGCACTGTATCAGTGTTCTGCAGCATCCATGCCCTTATTGCTTCCTCCCCACTTTTTTTGTACTGAAGACAATGCTACTGATAAATTTGGCTCTGATTTTAATAGACTCAGAAGTATTCAGAGAACTGATAATTTGGAAACTTTAGCACAGAAGCTCCCATTTAGATCTACAGATGATGTGCAGGATTCACTAAGTATTAAAAACGAAGAATTTCATTTATGGTCCATCTAAGATCTGGATCCCATCTCCTTGTTTAAGAATTGCTTAAAATATGAAGAGACAAACCAAACTATAGAAGCATAATACAGCAAGAACTCCAGAAGCCAAATGCCTTacaaagataaattatttttgtcctcTATATGTGTGATGGATCAGGGAAGATTAAATAgtcatttttaattattatatgTTACTTACCTACTCTTTTCCCTACAGCTGCCATACTTCCATTCATTCCAAGCCCACGTgcagactaaaaaaaaaaatgtccacAAGGAAATTACTAGCAGatggaaattaaatggaaaagtaGGTAGTCTGCTATCAGCTTATTTGATATCAATGTTTTATCAATCTACTCACGAAGAGTCCAAGACAACTTCTGCACACATAGTTACAACTCTGAAACATAAAGCCTTACCCTCAATGGCTATTTAATAAATGTCCCCACACTTCAAAATacaccaaaacaacaaagtaCATTAGAGAGCAGAAGCTTGGCACATATGTGCCAGTCACTGGGCACACTTTGGAATAAATGACAATTAGTGAGCAGTAGAAGCCAGATGATGCTtctaacacacacacacacacactcataAATCTATCACTACAGTAACTCATAATTTCAGTTGTGAACTGAATAACCACTTTAAtcttaatgaaaaattacttctagGACCTGTTTAGACAAACAGGCTGTTTAGATACCATAAGCCATTCAGAAAACAGTTTAAGACACTCAGGGATTTAAATACACCTCCCACAGTCCATCTGACTCTCCTGACAAgacacaaatacacacacagtAGTTTTGTAACATCAGTATCacaaaaacaggaaaacttTGATTTCTTTGGACATGTGCATACTCACTAGAATATATTCAGCAGCTTCATTTGGAGGAGCAGTTTTCCTAAAGCTTTCttcctgaaaatgctgcaggCTTGTAGGTAGTGCAATACCAGAAGTCCGAAAGCTGTCAGTCCCACAGGAACTCTGTAAACTTTCCCTGTTTGTGCTTCGGGCCAGCGAAGCCAGAAATCCTAAGTTACTTACAGAACTCACAGGTTCTTTGGATGCCTTGCTAGCCACATCTGTGATGTCCCTAGTCTCTGCTTTAGAAATCACATCAGGTCTTTTGCCAAGTGACTCTACTTTCACACTACAAAATCTAGTGGTCCTAGGAAAAGAGGAGTCTGCTATACTACGTACTTCCAATGATCGAAGCACATTTGGGGAGGCTGCAGATCTCAAGTTACCAGCCTCAAAgcacctgggctgtgcttgTGGTTTCAGGGCACTGTGATGTGCCACTTGCGCTGAATAGCGCAGGGGAGACAAAAGCAGATTCTTCTGAGGACTTAATTCACGAGTACTGAGAAGACCAGTCTCCattgctgcagtgctcagcactTTGCCAACAGGTTTTCTGTGTTGCTCTACAACCTTAGAATCTTTGTCTCCATCAGGCAGTTCAAGCTCTGGGTTCACCTTTCCTATGTCATATATCTCACTACACTGTTCAGCAGTGCTTCCTTCTGTTAAAAAAGCATAACCATCTGGTTCAGATAGATGTTCTTCTTTTCCATATAGCTCCACGTTTGTTAGGTTTGGAAACAAAACAGCATCCTCCTCACTCGCTGAGGTCgcattttcaggtgttttttctGAATTTGCAGGCAGGGATGAAAGAGGAGTCATAATACTGTTTGTAGGTAGCTTTGCATTTTCTAGTTCAACACGAGATATTTTCGGTGGTAACCTGATGCTATTGACTGGCTGAGAccaagagctgctctgccaAGCATCATCTTCCTTAAGGAAGTGATTAGCAGTGGCTGGCATTGTTCTACTAGCAGTGGCCAAAGTAGCCAGTGCTGAAAGTGCGTTTTGGGGAGACTCTGACTGATGCAAATGCCCAGGAGGAGGTAGGCACGACTGTCCGATGTGGGGCAGCACTCTGAGGAAGCGGTGACGGGCAGCAGCCACCGAGCCACTCGACGGTCGAGGAGTCATGGGAGGCCGAGGCTTCACCTTGACAGTTTTCTTaggctattaaaaaaaaaagcccaagcaaaatcaaaaaacaCAGATACAACAATTAGTATTTCACCTCCAGTTGCACTCAAAAGACCTGgctgaaaatatattctgaGGAATTCAGACAGCGTAAGGCCAGATCATTCTTTCTACTCCATCATAATGTTACTAGCCATCAAGACTTCACCCCAACATCTGAGTAATAAAATCAAAGATTATAATCAGGAAATACTTTCAATAAATAGGTGATAtatcagagaaacagaaaaaggaagtcAGAATGCCATCAAAGTTATCCAGAGGAGCTTCAGGTctcaaacacaacaaaaaatgtAAGGAAGTATAATCTCTTAATTTTATGTCTAGGTAACCTAGCCACATGTGAGCaccagttttattttcaagataATATCATTCCCATATTTCACTTTATAGGCTTTTCAGTTACAGTATAtctaatgaaattttattttaagagaaacATTGACTTTTAGCAGAGCAGTACTGCAAAACAACGCTACTTAAAgtattggaagaaaaaaacccacaaacctcACCCacctaccaaaaaaaatctacccTTGCAAATAAATCCAGGACTAGTAATCAATTCATTGAATGAAGGCAGGTAGGTCCAAGGAATGCCAATGCCCCTCAGCAGAATGTTTACACAATAGTATTTACATAAACAATAGATGAGAAATCATCTACCCATGATAACTTGACTTCTCAA from Camarhynchus parvulus chromosome 6, STF_HiC, whole genome shotgun sequence harbors:
- the ZFAND4 gene encoding AN1-type zinc finger protein 4 isoform X2, which translates into the protein MANKKEPPFFNKDNMGPFHYKLPFYETMELFIETLTGTCFELRVSPFETVISVKAKIQRLEGIPVSQQHLIWNNMELKDDYCLDDYNISEGCTLKLVLAMRGGPVNTRRVPVKDPIREMAEYMDPARDKVWEKGPSNKQVTFLVYREGDRLNFFRVVDRGDGTLTPLSESLSGGSVYNLYADDEDETEASPSGQQIIENSITMNKMKLLKAKMENMNLSKKPKKTVKVKPRPPMTPRPSSGSVAAARHRFLRVLPHIGQSCLPPPGHLHQSESPQNALSALATLATASRTMPATANHFLKEDDAWQSSSWSQPVNSIRLPPKISRVELENAKLPTNSIMTPLSSLPANSEKTPENATSASEEDAVLFPNLTNVELYGKEEHLSEPDGYAFLTEGSTAEQCSEIYDIGKVNPELELPDGDKDSKVVEQHRKPVGKVLSTAAMETGLLSTRELSPQKNLLLSPLRYSAQVAHHSALKPQAQPRCFEAGNLRSAASPNVLRSLEVRSIADSSFPRTTRFCSVKVESLGKRPDVISKAETRDITDVASKASKEPVSSVSNLGFLASLARSTNRESLQSSCGTDSFRTSGIALPTSLQHFQEESFRKTAPPNEAAEYILSARGLGMNGSMAAVGKRVGEATHLPPVNGLIQAKKKISKHCFLCGKKTGLATSYECRCGNNFCATHRYAETHTCTYDYKSAGRRYLQETNPIISAPKLPKI
- the ZFAND4 gene encoding AN1-type zinc finger protein 4 isoform X3, with product MELKDDYCLDDYNISEGCTLKLVLAMRGGPVNTRRVPVKDPIREMAEYMDPARDKVWEKGPSNKQVTFLVYREGDRLNFFRVVDRGDGTLTPLSESLSGGSVYNLYADDEDETEASPSGQQIIENSITMNKMKLLKAKMENMNLSKKPKKTVKVKPRPPMTPRPSSGSVAAARHRFLRVLPHIGQSCLPPPGHLHQSESPQNALSALATLATASRTMPATANHFLKEDDAWQSSSWSQPVNSIRLPPKISRVELENAKLPTNSIMTPLSSLPANSEKTPENATSASEEDAVLFPNLTNVELYGKEEHLSEPDGYAFLTEGSTAEQCSEIYDIGKVNPELELPDGDKDSKVVEQHRKPVGKVLSTAAMETGLLSTRELSPQKNLLLSPLRYSAQVAHHSALKPQAQPRCFEAGNLRSAASPNVLRSLEVRSIADSSFPRTTRFCSVKVESLGKRPDVISKAETRDITDVASKASKEPVSSVSNLGFLASLARSTNRESLQSSCGTDSFRTSGIALPTSLQHFQEESFRKTAPPNEAAEYILSARGLGMNGSMAAVGKRVAGEATHLPPVNGLIQAKKKISKHCFLCGKKTGLATSYECRCGNNFCATHRYAETHTCTYDYKSAGRRYLQETNPIISAPKLPKI
- the ZFAND4 gene encoding AN1-type zinc finger protein 4 isoform X1, encoding MANKKEPPFFNKDNMGPFHYKLPFYETMELFIETLTGTCFELRVSPFETVISVKAKIQRLEGIPVSQQHLIWNNMELKDDYCLDDYNISEGCTLKLVLAMRGGPVNTRRVPVKDPIREMAEYMDPARDKVWEKGPSNKQVTFLVYREGDRLNFFRVVDRGDGTLTPLSESLSGGSVYNLYADDEDETEASPSGQQIIENSITMNKMKLLKAKMENMNLSKKPKKTVKVKPRPPMTPRPSSGSVAAARHRFLRVLPHIGQSCLPPPGHLHQSESPQNALSALATLATASRTMPATANHFLKEDDAWQSSSWSQPVNSIRLPPKISRVELENAKLPTNSIMTPLSSLPANSEKTPENATSASEEDAVLFPNLTNVELYGKEEHLSEPDGYAFLTEGSTAEQCSEIYDIGKVNPELELPDGDKDSKVVEQHRKPVGKVLSTAAMETGLLSTRELSPQKNLLLSPLRYSAQVAHHSALKPQAQPRCFEAGNLRSAASPNVLRSLEVRSIADSSFPRTTRFCSVKVESLGKRPDVISKAETRDITDVASKASKEPVSSVSNLGFLASLARSTNRESLQSSCGTDSFRTSGIALPTSLQHFQEESFRKTAPPNEAAEYILSARGLGMNGSMAAVGKRVAGEATHLPPVNGLIQAKKKISKHCFLCGKKTGLATSYECRCGNNFCATHRYAETHTCTYDYKSAGRRYLQETNPIISAPKLPKI